The following proteins come from a genomic window of Acetivibrio cellulolyticus CD2:
- a CDS encoding S-layer homology domain-containing protein: MSKKTNLSKKTIALALTLLLSFTFLTPAYTEEVAEKTYIGINTVNTILNNVDYRDVKGSKVWSKEAICDVSALEIMKGYGNRTFGRTNSVTKEQALAMVYNAVGREVEAQMAAEVLDAARTAANKKTYAPAMWSDGYLQLAATDGLISAQDLTDALASDRSAFTAASFYRESAAKRQDVAFWIAKALSLPPVYGQQKIFNSYSDWSEADPLKIPYIEAVLQNNIMSGLGNGKFKPQGNVTREQVAQIIKNALPVILPLRGYEKELGTIESIEPAKDFVDGQNITKNTYSVRNSNGKLHQIVTRILNKQSEDYRNEQNGSLKPIENIDLIVYKDGWLGKSSALVTGDRVEYTTTIDGRVVYVKVISNTANTKYLVARVNTIDTAKQTLNISKVFDLKYPEVNIEDNNFSYDSNGKNVDVTYIYSANSEVIVDNIKSTIDAIEPGMDVILAIKDNMISGIKSVTLRLREQGVANGIVEDINPQLGYITLYNEDSPGDGTTPDIKTYNYSNPKNISVLKNYKPANIEDVEGGDSVYIKFDDKGNIEVISAVDNYIEKQGKVMSKNPASLAVQYDDGTQQILTTDEKIPVMLDKKLVGYDTLKEGDRVKLLINITDAFTRLKQITIEGDEHFVTNIYKGVVVKLDDISNSLILQNMEILKNGSWERADQKGFSTISLADDNDIFYNSENIGADAINSNLRSTEAYIAVENDYGGDEKAVLVSFKNKSDTELAAFDDSIVSNTLGIEGEISLEKETSNISYDKGTIVVKDKRLVTGSSISPEDMAYVIANREYSDGKYYASVVDISPRSDPNFISIYRGRIASINENKDFTVSSFSQLNGVNWDFYNTPKTFRITYATSIIDDSGIVGQRNFTDYGDSSYEDRTVYILANGTDAVMVNTVPYGTVSAKGDIYEITGDSEPTGFTMFSAKIYDPTTNMWKDSKDMSLNILDNSIILKDNRIAEPSDLEKGDKVRVIKKDDSETGDAYIIFVE; the protein is encoded by the coding sequence ATGAGTAAAAAAACTAATCTATCTAAAAAAACTATAGCTCTAGCCTTAACTCTACTTCTTTCATTTACATTTTTAACTCCTGCATACACTGAAGAGGTGGCAGAAAAGACCTATATAGGAATTAATACCGTAAATACAATTCTTAACAATGTCGACTACCGGGATGTAAAAGGCTCCAAGGTATGGTCGAAGGAAGCTATATGCGATGTTAGTGCTCTTGAGATAATGAAGGGCTATGGAAATAGAACCTTTGGACGGACAAATTCTGTCACAAAGGAGCAGGCGCTGGCTATGGTTTATAATGCGGTTGGAAGAGAGGTTGAGGCACAAATGGCAGCTGAAGTACTGGATGCCGCAAGAACTGCCGCTAACAAAAAAACATATGCCCCAGCAATGTGGTCTGATGGGTACCTGCAGCTTGCAGCTACCGATGGGCTTATTAGTGCGCAAGACCTTACTGACGCTTTAGCATCAGACAGAAGTGCTTTTACAGCTGCCAGCTTTTATAGGGAATCGGCAGCGAAAAGGCAGGATGTTGCCTTCTGGATAGCAAAGGCATTAAGTCTTCCTCCTGTATATGGGCAGCAGAAGATTTTTAACAGCTACAGTGACTGGTCGGAGGCAGATCCTTTAAAAATTCCATACATTGAAGCAGTGCTTCAAAACAATATAATGAGCGGGTTGGGGAATGGAAAATTCAAACCTCAAGGAAATGTTACGAGAGAACAGGTGGCACAAATAATAAAAAATGCTCTTCCCGTCATTTTGCCTCTCAGGGGATATGAAAAGGAATTAGGAACTATTGAGAGTATTGAGCCTGCTAAAGATTTTGTTGACGGACAAAACATAACGAAAAATACATACAGTGTGAGAAACAGCAACGGGAAGCTGCATCAGATTGTTACCAGGATATTGAATAAACAGTCTGAAGATTACAGGAATGAACAGAATGGAAGTTTAAAACCAATAGAAAATATTGATTTGATTGTATATAAAGACGGATGGCTTGGGAAAAGCAGCGCTTTAGTGACGGGAGACCGTGTAGAATACACGACAACAATTGATGGAAGGGTAGTATATGTAAAAGTCATATCAAATACTGCAAATACAAAATATTTGGTTGCAAGAGTGAACACTATTGATACTGCAAAGCAAACTTTAAATATCTCAAAGGTGTTCGATTTAAAGTACCCAGAGGTAAATATTGAGGATAATAACTTCTCTTATGACAGTAATGGGAAAAATGTAGATGTTACATATATATACAGTGCCAATTCAGAAGTGATCGTAGATAATATAAAATCCACTATAGATGCAATTGAACCTGGGATGGACGTTATTCTGGCTATAAAAGATAATATGATATCGGGAATAAAATCGGTAACGCTCAGGTTGAGAGAGCAGGGAGTAGCTAACGGTATAGTAGAAGATATCAATCCTCAACTTGGATATATCACACTGTATAATGAGGATTCCCCAGGAGACGGAACGACTCCAGACATTAAAACATATAACTACTCAAACCCTAAAAATATCAGTGTGCTGAAAAATTATAAACCGGCAAACATTGAAGATGTTGAAGGTGGTGATTCTGTCTATATTAAATTTGATGACAAGGGAAACATTGAGGTTATAAGTGCTGTAGACAACTATATTGAAAAGCAGGGAAAGGTTATGTCAAAAAATCCTGCATCACTTGCAGTACAATATGATGATGGCACCCAGCAGATATTGACGACTGATGAGAAAATACCTGTAATGCTTGATAAAAAATTAGTGGGATATGATACCTTAAAAGAAGGGGACAGGGTCAAGCTACTCATTAATATAACTGACGCCTTTACAAGGTTGAAACAGATAACTATCGAAGGAGACGAGCATTTCGTTACGAACATATACAAGGGTGTTGTAGTTAAACTGGATGATATTTCAAACAGCTTGATACTCCAGAACATGGAGATACTTAAAAATGGAAGCTGGGAAAGAGCTGATCAAAAGGGATTTTCAACTATTAGTCTGGCTGACGATAATGATATATTTTATAACAGTGAAAATATAGGGGCAGATGCTATTAACAGTAATTTAAGAAGCACTGAAGCATATATCGCTGTTGAAAATGATTATGGAGGAGATGAAAAGGCTGTCTTAGTATCTTTTAAGAACAAAAGTGACACAGAATTGGCTGCATTTGACGACAGTATTGTATCAAATACTTTAGGAATTGAGGGTGAGATATCGCTGGAGAAGGAAACAAGTAATATCTCATATGATAAAGGAACCATTGTTGTTAAGGATAAAAGGCTGGTTACGGGCAGCAGTATTTCTCCTGAGGATATGGCTTATGTTATAGCAAACAGGGAGTACTCCGATGGAAAATACTATGCAAGTGTAGTTGATATAAGCCCGAGGTCTGACCCTAATTTCATAAGTATTTACCGTGGAAGGATAGCAAGTATTAATGAAAATAAGGATTTTACCGTAAGCTCATTTTCACAGCTCAATGGCGTAAATTGGGACTTTTACAATACTCCAAAGACATTCAGAATTACTTATGCTACAAGTATAATTGATGATTCGGGAATCGTTGGACAGCGCAATTTTACGGATTATGGAGATTCAAGCTATGAAGACCGTACCGTTTATATATTGGCAAATGGCACAGATGCAGTCATGGTTAATACGGTTCCGTATGGAACTGTTTCAGCAAAGGGTGATATATACGAAATAACAGGAGACAGTGAGCCAACAGGGTTTACAATGTTCAGTGCAAAAATTTATGATCCGACTACGAATATGTGGAAGGATAGTAAAGA
- a CDS encoding putative bifunctional diguanylate cyclase/phosphodiesterase, with translation MRNLSLGKTIKSPKFIIEFILLTCLCIIAKIYKVPLSYGVYISFAPFFLFVILRLNGTAVALISSLIVNVIAISFLHPDGISLFVSLEILVVGMLYKYKIRNLFLSEVIYWLILGCPVTYLYFLIMGEELGTVIIIAILNQFIIGLINSLLADVVVSYINPFRFFRANSSYTIDFSLLIFHFTLVSVLVPFTAYVFIDGSNIDRDTSKTIIQAMENKNYEISEQLKDWSITDLRKIKVNSPIQINKVKKILDNEPEGSVVGLMIQDEKGKIYVSNEQANKYLSSINWKSEGIVTKFSDDLYIWRPKLINYYTDEAAWKKAFFIKEAKFKDIDLELVIKIPLSKYSEDIWNSYLNKFYIIIIACIIATILSIIISGFLSGILLKLAESTTDIPNKLSRQEKIAWPNTAISQIKSLIVNFAEMSNKLEQLFSKEKEMNNKLQIQTDELKKSREELKHLAYYDALTDLPNRLYFIEYIKETLESNKDKYLILAIMYIDLNRFKQVNDTLGHEVGDMLLKEVAKRFKSISNNDTFIARIGGDEFVVILKNADKLKAAETASFINKVLADKISVTFNNKGMDLFTSGSIGISLYPLDSNDIHSVIKNADMSMYTAKKEGGNTYRFYEEISKGNKEEEMYLEMKLKGALERRELVLYYQPQFNIKSGGITAIEALLRWNDPELGLILPSKFIPIASKIGLMHEIGFWVLTEACTQINTWRNMGIINTRVTVNMSSDNFLSQYIIDTVQKVLDETGVNPELLGLDITESYFLSNFASVEKTVSDLKQLGVYISIDDFGGGGSFSLLKDVQVDCIKIDKTFIEKLSTNKKSELIVKAMIDLVHSMGIKAVAEGVETPENVALLKNMNCDDIHGFLLSVPMDKNSFEKWVMNYNSRKTTFEL, from the coding sequence ATGCGAAATCTAAGCCTTGGGAAGACAATTAAATCTCCAAAATTTATTATTGAGTTTATATTATTAACTTGTTTATGTATTATAGCCAAGATATATAAGGTGCCATTGTCTTATGGTGTATACATAAGTTTTGCCCCTTTTTTTCTATTTGTCATATTAAGATTAAACGGAACTGCTGTTGCCTTAATATCAAGCCTAATTGTAAATGTTATTGCAATATCATTTTTACATCCTGATGGAATTTCATTATTTGTTTCTTTGGAAATACTCGTTGTAGGAATGCTTTATAAATATAAAATACGCAATTTATTTTTATCAGAAGTAATTTACTGGCTGATATTAGGTTGTCCTGTAACTTATCTGTATTTTTTAATTATGGGTGAGGAATTAGGTACTGTAATTATCATTGCAATTTTAAATCAATTCATCATTGGACTTATTAATTCTTTGCTTGCAGATGTAGTAGTATCATATATAAATCCATTTAGATTTTTCAGAGCTAATTCGAGCTATACAATAGATTTTAGTTTGTTGATTTTTCATTTCACATTAGTCTCTGTTTTAGTACCATTTACAGCATATGTTTTTATAGATGGTTCAAATATTGATAGAGATACAAGTAAAACTATAATCCAGGCTATGGAAAATAAAAATTATGAAATATCTGAACAACTGAAAGACTGGAGTATTACTGACCTACGTAAAATCAAGGTAAACTCCCCCATTCAAATAAACAAGGTAAAAAAGATTTTAGACAACGAACCTGAAGGCAGTGTTGTTGGATTAATGATTCAAGATGAGAAAGGAAAAATCTATGTATCAAATGAACAAGCAAATAAATACCTTAGTAGTATAAATTGGAAATCCGAAGGAATAGTAACCAAGTTTAGTGATGATTTGTATATATGGCGTCCTAAATTGATCAATTATTACACTGATGAAGCAGCCTGGAAAAAAGCTTTCTTTATAAAAGAGGCAAAATTTAAAGATATTGACTTGGAGCTTGTTATCAAAATACCTCTTTCAAAATACTCAGAAGACATATGGAACAGTTATTTAAATAAATTTTATATCATTATAATTGCGTGTATTATAGCTACTATTTTGTCCATTATAATCAGTGGATTTTTGTCTGGTATACTTTTAAAACTAGCTGAATCCACTACTGATATACCTAATAAATTAAGCCGTCAGGAGAAAATAGCTTGGCCAAATACTGCCATAAGTCAAATAAAGTCTTTAATCGTTAACTTTGCTGAAATGTCAAATAAGCTTGAGCAGTTGTTTTCTAAAGAAAAAGAAATGAATAATAAACTTCAAATTCAAACGGATGAGTTAAAAAAATCCAGAGAAGAACTTAAGCATTTAGCTTATTACGACGCCCTTACCGATTTGCCCAACAGGCTCTATTTTATTGAATATATTAAAGAGACTCTAGAATCAAATAAAGATAAATATTTGATTCTTGCTATCATGTATATTGACCTAAACCGCTTTAAACAAGTAAACGATACACTCGGGCATGAAGTAGGAGATATGCTTTTAAAGGAAGTAGCAAAAAGATTTAAGTCAATTAGTAATAATGACACTTTCATTGCAAGAATTGGAGGCGATGAATTTGTTGTTATATTAAAAAATGCAGATAAATTAAAAGCAGCTGAAACAGCTAGTTTTATTAACAAAGTTTTGGCTGATAAGATAAGTGTTACTTTCAATAATAAAGGGATGGATTTGTTTACATCAGGGAGTATTGGTATATCACTATATCCCCTAGACTCAAATGATATCCATAGTGTTATAAAAAATGCCGATATGTCAATGTATACTGCAAAAAAAGAAGGTGGAAATACCTATCGTTTTTATGAAGAAATTAGTAAGGGTAACAAAGAAGAAGAAATGTATCTTGAAATGAAGCTGAAAGGTGCTTTGGAGCGAAGGGAACTTGTCCTTTATTATCAACCTCAGTTTAATATTAAAAGCGGTGGTATTACCGCAATTGAAGCTCTCCTCCGTTGGAATGATCCTGAACTAGGTTTGATCCTACCGTCAAAGTTCATTCCTATTGCCAGCAAAATCGGTTTGATGCATGAAATTGGATTTTGGGTATTAACGGAAGCTTGCACCCAAATTAATACATGGAGAAACATGGGGATTATAAACACACGTGTTACGGTAAATATGTCCAGTGATAATTTTCTGAGTCAATATATTATTGATACTGTTCAAAAAGTATTGGATGAAACAGGTGTAAATCCTGAACTGCTTGGATTGGATATAACTGAATCTTATTTCCTCAGTAATTTTGCCAGTGTTGAAAAGACAGTAAGTGATTTAAAGCAACTTGGCGTATATATTTCAATTGATGATTTTGGAGGAGGTGGATCTTTTTCTTTATTAAAAGATGTGCAAGTAGATTGTATTAAGATTGACAAAACATTTATTGAGAAGTTATCAACTAATAAGAAATCCGAACTGATAGTTAAGGCAATGATTGACTTGGTTCATTCCATGGGTATCAAAGCAGTTGCAGAAGGTGTTGAGACTCCAGAAAATGTAGCCCTTCTTAAAAATATGAACTGTGACGATATACATGGTTTTTTGCTAAGTGTTCCTATGGATAAAAATAGTTTTGAAAAGTGGGTTATGAATTATAATAGTCGAAAAACAACATTTGAATTATAG
- a CDS encoding ABC transporter substrate-binding protein: protein MKVSNVIRFSLLLCVFMILCSCVQNPNKPLSSTTPLTQTAVPEESPTNTEVNVWTSNGGLDRIKLVFELMYPKIKINITKFDSIDKFNTETLSALSAGTGPDILFFDSSFFDQYTVDGILEDLLKEPYSAGKYEKDFPEDVWESNKSVDGKNILAMTFLTSPFVTFYRDDIMKENGFPSEPEEFGKFIEKPENLLAIAKKLKSNGQYIFQWPTDLPNLLGSSVGVFDKNLRFVRNSDDFVKVLDIAKESHKSGFELEASFWEPAGKKAIQDNKLVMLFNLGSWGFGSIQSYAPDQAGKWKAAKPPLGIYAWQSDTKIAISSQSRNKENAWKFVEYVFTHQNGGENYNMINGYKPARRNPKQMDSRNLFLNQSTQPLYEELGDKMKQYKLTPLDDSATEIFAKDISDATVKNIDSKTAIKNITDKIENTFKDERNALLGN, encoded by the coding sequence ATGAAAGTTTCAAATGTTATTCGTTTTTCTTTGTTACTTTGTGTTTTCATGATTTTATGTAGTTGCGTACAAAATCCAAACAAACCGCTTTCAAGTACAACTCCATTGACGCAAACTGCTGTTCCTGAAGAATCCCCCACAAATACGGAGGTAAATGTATGGACATCCAATGGTGGATTAGATCGCATAAAGTTAGTTTTCGAGTTAATGTATCCGAAAATTAAAATAAACATCACAAAGTTTGATTCAATAGATAAATTCAACACTGAAACTCTTTCTGCATTATCTGCAGGAACTGGACCAGATATTTTGTTTTTTGACAGTTCATTCTTTGATCAATATACTGTAGATGGCATTCTTGAAGATTTGCTGAAAGAACCATATTCAGCTGGCAAATATGAAAAAGATTTTCCAGAGGATGTTTGGGAAAGCAATAAATCTGTCGATGGAAAAAATATTTTGGCAATGACATTTTTGACATCTCCATTTGTAACTTTTTATCGTGATGACATAATGAAGGAAAATGGGTTTCCATCGGAGCCAGAAGAGTTTGGTAAGTTTATAGAAAAACCGGAAAACCTTCTTGCTATAGCAAAGAAATTAAAATCAAATGGTCAATATATCTTTCAGTGGCCTACAGACCTTCCAAACTTGCTAGGATCATCCGTAGGGGTATTTGACAAAAATTTAAGGTTTGTGAGAAATTCTGATGATTTTGTGAAAGTGCTCGATATTGCAAAAGAATCACATAAATCTGGTTTCGAGCTTGAAGCTAGTTTTTGGGAACCCGCAGGTAAAAAAGCTATACAGGATAACAAGCTGGTTATGTTGTTTAATTTGGGTTCCTGGGGATTTGGATCCATACAGAGCTATGCACCAGATCAAGCCGGCAAATGGAAAGCTGCCAAGCCTCCACTTGGGATATACGCCTGGCAGTCAGATACAAAAATAGCAATAAGCTCACAAAGTCGCAATAAGGAAAATGCATGGAAATTCGTTGAATACGTTTTTACTCATCAAAATGGTGGAGAAAATTATAATATGATAAATGGTTATAAACCAGCACGAAGAAACCCTAAGCAAATGGATTCAAGAAATTTATTTTTAAATCAATCAACTCAGCCACTATATGAAGAATTAGGTGACAAAATGAAACAATACAAATTAACACCCTTGGATGATTCGGCAACAGAAATATTTGCAAAAGATATTTCTGATGCAACTGTCAAAAATATCGACTCAAAAACAGCAATTAAGAATATAACAGATAAAATTGAAAATACATTTAAGGATGAACGCAACGCATTATTAGGAAATTAA
- a CDS encoding dockerin type I domain-containing protein, producing MFDFIKRKNIRCFCFIMLLSAVLLSPDMSIPTSAAENIEGTKDYEIINPYESVNWSAFGKYKACLHMHTDENGGLQSPKEMIEDCYKKGYDIAAITDHDITNTTWDRNDRNTDKYLTTERLNEIKDGTDRNGRGMIGIPLTTEQSVFDHVNTFWANFVNGSDATIESKIAKCEELGGISHINHPGDASSSLCFDGDQITEMGRGFVDKYTKIFLKYPSCVGIEAFNAGYGNRESFRLIWDHILMNTMPKRMVWGFSSDDTHYTTGTGFNFNIMLMPENTEENIRYSMENGTFYAVAALTNTADSQDSFPVIDNIVVNQDKNLITITGENYDVIEWVADSKIIATGNSIDLNNFEDKVNNYIRAQLKGPGGMSLTQPFGIIEKSTAKIGDIDGIGEVNAIDYALLKRHLLGLGKLSVQQIQFADVDGNGFLNAIDFAFMRQYLLGMIKVFPAEQAIR from the coding sequence ATGTTCGATTTTATAAAAAGAAAAAATATCAGGTGTTTTTGCTTTATAATGCTTTTATCTGCTGTGCTTTTAAGCCCTGATATGTCAATTCCTACAAGTGCAGCAGAAAATATTGAAGGTACCAAAGACTATGAAATTATTAATCCTTATGAATCTGTTAATTGGAGTGCATTTGGGAAGTACAAAGCTTGTTTGCATATGCATACCGATGAGAATGGTGGATTACAATCTCCTAAAGAGATGATTGAGGATTGTTATAAAAAGGGCTATGATATCGCTGCAATTACCGATCATGATATTACAAACACTACCTGGGATAGAAATGACAGAAATACTGATAAATACTTGACTACTGAGAGGTTAAATGAAATCAAAGATGGTACTGACAGGAACGGAAGGGGAATGATAGGAATTCCGCTTACAACGGAGCAATCAGTATTTGATCATGTAAATACATTCTGGGCTAATTTCGTAAACGGAAGTGATGCTACAATAGAGAGTAAAATTGCAAAGTGTGAAGAGCTAGGTGGAATTTCCCATATAAATCACCCGGGTGATGCTTCAAGTAGTTTGTGCTTTGATGGTGATCAAATTACTGAAATGGGTAGAGGGTTTGTTGATAAATACACCAAAATATTTTTAAAGTATCCGTCTTGTGTAGGAATTGAAGCTTTTAATGCGGGCTATGGTAATAGGGAAAGTTTTAGACTTATCTGGGATCATATCCTTATGAATACAATGCCAAAACGTATGGTATGGGGATTTTCAAGCGATGATACTCACTATACAACCGGAACCGGTTTTAACTTTAACATCATGCTTATGCCTGAGAATACAGAAGAAAATATACGTTATTCTATGGAAAATGGAACATTCTATGCAGTAGCAGCATTAACAAATACTGCAGATTCCCAAGACTCTTTTCCAGTAATTGATAATATAGTTGTTAACCAGGATAAAAATTTGATCACAATTACAGGCGAAAATTATGATGTTATTGAGTGGGTTGCGGACAGTAAAATTATTGCTACCGGTAACAGTATAGATCTAAACAACTTTGAAGATAAGGTTAATAATTATATACGGGCGCAGCTTAAGGGACCAGGAGGTATGAGCTTAACACAGCCTTTTGGTATAATTGAGAAATCCACTGCTAAAATTGGAGATATTGATGGAATTGGAGAAGTAAATGCAATTGATTATGCACTTTTGAAAAGACATCTTCTTGGTTTAGGAAAACTCTCAGTACAACAAATTCAATTTGCTGATGTTGATGGAAATGGATTTTTGAATGCTATTGACTTTGCATTTATGAGACAATATCTTCTTGGCATGATTAAAGTTTTTCCAGCCGAGCAGGCAATAAGATAG
- a CDS encoding glycosyl hydrolase family 8, protein MLTYLSLASVCSASISLPTSNAYPYGIKSLATDQNSANAMLLREWEDWKSSRITTSGAGGYRRVQTSGSQEFTTCSEGMGYGMLLSVYFNERDLFDDLYSYAKKYFNGTGLMDWSIDANGKVASTGAATDGDEDMATALVFAHKRWGSSGTINYEQEAKNYINNLFKYCVEPGTYVLKPGNWGGSDALNPCYFVPSWYRIYADFTGNKDWLKVADKCYEVLDQIEKFNNKTGLVPDWCKADGTEQRLAVWNGTSKYEYSYDAARMPWRIALDYSWYGTEKAKVYCDKVSAFFKNIGPENIVDGYSLTGQKIGQYHNPAFVATAGAGCLTGEDLDFGQKMFNESVKVKDSAPYDYYGNTLRMLTLLYMSGNFPNLYNGSLSPTITPTATATVITPTPTSNKYVVGDLNGDNSFNSIDFGYLRMYILGMINSFPSEYGMLAADVDGNGQINSLDFGFMRQVLVGMRSELPKKN, encoded by the coding sequence ATGCTTACATATTTGTCACTAGCTAGTGTGTGTTCTGCTTCTATTTCTTTGCCAACGTCAAACGCATACCCATATGGTATAAAATCTTTAGCAACTGATCAGAATAGTGCTAATGCTATGTTGTTGAGAGAATGGGAAGATTGGAAAAGCAGTCGTATAACTACAAGTGGAGCAGGTGGGTACAGAAGAGTACAAACATCAGGATCACAGGAATTTACAACTTGTTCAGAAGGAATGGGTTATGGTATGTTGCTCTCGGTTTATTTTAATGAGAGGGATTTATTTGATGATCTTTACAGTTATGCAAAGAAATACTTTAATGGAACTGGACTTATGGACTGGTCTATTGACGCAAATGGTAAAGTTGCTTCAACAGGAGCTGCAACTGATGGCGATGAAGACATGGCAACGGCACTTGTGTTTGCACATAAAAGATGGGGTTCAAGTGGTACTATTAACTACGAGCAGGAAGCAAAAAATTATATAAACAACCTGTTTAAATATTGTGTAGAGCCAGGTACATATGTACTGAAGCCTGGTAATTGGGGAGGTTCTGATGCACTTAATCCTTGCTATTTTGTTCCTTCCTGGTATAGGATTTATGCAGATTTCACAGGTAACAAAGATTGGTTAAAAGTAGCTGACAAGTGTTATGAAGTCTTGGATCAGATTGAGAAATTCAATAACAAGACAGGACTTGTACCCGATTGGTGTAAAGCAGATGGAACCGAACAGAGGTTGGCAGTGTGGAACGGTACAAGCAAATATGAATATAGCTATGATGCAGCACGTATGCCGTGGAGGATTGCACTTGATTACTCCTGGTATGGTACAGAAAAAGCTAAGGTTTATTGCGACAAAGTTTCTGCGTTCTTCAAAAACATTGGTCCTGAAAATATTGTAGACGGTTATTCCTTAACAGGTCAAAAGATAGGCCAATATCATAATCCTGCATTTGTGGCTACAGCTGGGGCAGGTTGTCTTACCGGAGAGGATTTGGATTTTGGTCAGAAAATGTTTAATGAGAGCGTGAAAGTTAAGGATTCAGCACCTTATGATTATTATGGAAATACTTTAAGAATGCTGACTTTGTTATATATGTCAGGTAATTTCCCGAATTTATATAATGGTTCACTGTCACCTACTATCACCCCTACTGCCACTGCTACTGTTATTACTCCTACTCCTACATCCAATAAATACGTTGTTGGTGATTTGAATGGGGACAATAGTTTTAATTCAATTGACTTCGGTTATTTAAGAATGTATATTTTAGGAATGATTAATAGTTTCCCATCTGAATATGGTATGTTGGCGGCAGATGTTGATGGAAATGGGCAAATTAATTCATTGGATTTTGGATTTATGAGGCAGGTTTTAGTAGGCATGAGGTCTGAATTGCCTAAAAAAAATTAA
- a CDS encoding SpoIID/LytB domain-containing protein: MGFTKIITEETKTMVLKNLVITGLISCLLFLTNSVSYAVSTNQYLNFNIGNGSEVSVENREVANLIGEISTYLDKKQYDKFISLTSGDLNSSFSDLFLGPDSYEYRKKNIGLWNLNRFKTINYKQVSNDQVPRSSVNYNDYTEYAELVTYYVCCDITTKENNSDMCSGMNNFIFVFGKDNNGEYKLLQWSQHIIKEMQESNLASVCEIGALKNNIINGRLDGTALGSKKEQSWKYDDLAKIENDPFYCPMPSQIRVKIKGTGEISTVDFYYYIKNVLPNEWTALADPMESLKAGAMAVKMYGWYRCYNYKYYGMGFDVYDTTVDQVYKAGSEHERSTEAINAVAGIGIRNASGLIFETQYNAHDQKQHSGYISQIGANSLADKGYSWVDICNYYYSNSNKSTGNISSFDYYSIWGVKNKFELIMKALLD, encoded by the coding sequence ATGGGGTTTACAAAAATTATAACAGAAGAGACAAAAACTATGGTACTCAAAAATTTAGTTATAACTGGTTTAATTAGCTGCTTGCTTTTCCTGACCAATTCCGTTTCATATGCTGTATCAACTAATCAGTATCTAAACTTTAATATTGGCAATGGTTCTGAGGTAAGTGTAGAAAATAGAGAGGTAGCTAATTTAATTGGTGAAATTTCAACATATTTAGATAAAAAGCAATACGATAAATTTATCTCATTGACATCCGGAGATTTAAATTCCAGCTTCTCTGATCTATTTTTAGGACCTGATAGCTATGAATATAGGAAGAAGAACATTGGGTTGTGGAACCTTAACAGGTTTAAAACAATAAATTATAAACAAGTGTCAAATGATCAGGTACCAAGGAGCAGCGTTAACTATAATGATTATACGGAATATGCTGAGCTTGTTACATATTATGTATGCTGTGATATTACTACAAAAGAAAACAATAGTGATATGTGCAGCGGTATGAATAATTTCATATTTGTCTTTGGCAAGGATAATAATGGTGAATATAAATTATTGCAGTGGTCACAGCACATTATCAAAGAAATGCAGGAAAGTAATTTGGCATCTGTTTGCGAGATCGGAGCTCTAAAGAATAATATTATAAATGGAAGATTGGATGGAACCGCTTTAGGCAGCAAAAAAGAACAGAGCTGGAAATATGATGATTTAGCTAAAATTGAAAATGATCCTTTCTATTGTCCTATGCCTTCTCAAATCAGAGTCAAAATTAAAGGAACTGGTGAAATTTCAACCGTTGATTTCTATTACTATATAAAAAATGTTTTACCTAATGAGTGGACAGCGTTGGCTGACCCTATGGAATCATTAAAAGCCGGGGCTATGGCAGTAAAGATGTATGGCTGGTATAGATGTTATAATTATAAGTATTATGGTATGGGGTTTGATGTATATGATACTACAGTAGATCAGGTTTATAAAGCTGGTAGTGAGCATGAAAGAAGTACTGAGGCAATTAATGCTGTGGCGGGAATAGGAATAAGAAATGCCTCTGGGCTTATTTTTGAGACACAATATAACGCTCATGATCAGAAGCAGCATAGTGGTTATATAAGTCAAATAGGAGCAAATAGTTTAGCGGATAAAGGTTATTCATGGGTTGATATTTGCAATTATTATTATTCAAATTCCAATAAATCTACTGGAAACATTTCAAGTTTTGATTATTATTCGATATGGGGTGTAAAAAACAAGTTTGAATTAATCATGAAAGCTTTGCTTGATTGA